Proteins from a single region of Streptomyces griseiscabiei:
- a CDS encoding urease accessory protein UreD yields MTVSEEARGTSGVRATARIAARADGRGGTALPVLESDGPLALRRTRGSGDEARVMLVGAMSGPLGGDRFAVEAEVGEGARLRVGSAAATIALPGQAKGEARYDVRIEVAAGGELRWLPEQLISARGSDLGVSTRVDLAAGARLVFREEQVLGRVGEEPGRLTSRLTVLLAGRPLLDQQVGCGPGAPGGWDGPAVLGGFRALGQLVVVRPEFAERTPAPRVLGETAALTPLAGPAVLVSALAPDALRLRRVLDEALAELDG; encoded by the coding sequence ATGACAGTGTCGGAAGAGGCGCGGGGGACCTCCGGCGTCAGGGCCACCGCCCGTATCGCGGCCCGCGCGGACGGGCGGGGCGGTACGGCCCTGCCCGTGCTGGAGAGCGACGGGCCGCTGGCGTTGCGCCGCACCCGGGGGAGCGGCGACGAGGCGCGGGTCATGCTCGTCGGGGCCATGAGCGGACCGCTCGGCGGCGACCGGTTCGCCGTCGAGGCCGAGGTCGGTGAAGGGGCCCGGCTGCGCGTGGGGTCGGCCGCCGCGACGATCGCGCTGCCGGGCCAGGCCAAGGGCGAGGCCCGTTACGACGTACGGATCGAGGTCGCCGCCGGAGGCGAACTGCGGTGGCTGCCCGAGCAGTTGATCTCCGCGCGGGGCAGCGATCTGGGGGTGTCGACGCGGGTGGATCTCGCCGCCGGGGCACGGCTGGTGTTCCGGGAGGAGCAGGTGCTCGGACGGGTGGGGGAGGAGCCCGGCCGGCTCACCAGCCGACTCACCGTGCTGCTCGCCGGGCGGCCGTTGCTCGATCAGCAGGTGGGGTGCGGTCCGGGCGCGCCCGGCGGCTGGGACGGGCCCGCCGTGCTGGGCGGGTTCCGCGCCCTGGGGCAACTCGTGGTCGTACGGCCGGAGTTCGCCGAGCGGACGCCCGCGCCGAGGGTGCTGGGGGAGACGGCCGCGCTCACCCCGCTCGCCGGGCCCGCGGTTCTCGTCAGCGCCCTCGCGCCGGACGCGCTACGGCTGCGGCGCGTCCTGGACGAGGCCCTTGCCGAGCTGGACGGTTGA
- the ureG gene encoding urease accessory protein UreG, which produces MHLDHTHSHDGPPAISADAHRADGARRALRIGLGGPVGSGKTATVAALCQALRDELSLAVVTNDIYTREDAEFLLREAVLPPERITAVETGACPHTAIRDDISANLEAVEDLEDEVGPLDLILVESGGDNLTATFSKGLVDAQIFVIDVAGGDDIPRKGGPGVTTADLLVVNKTDLAPYVGSDLARMAADAKAQRAELPVVFQSLRSEAGVGDVAAWVREKLVAWTA; this is translated from the coding sequence ATGCATCTCGATCACACCCACTCCCACGACGGCCCCCCGGCCATCAGCGCGGACGCGCACCGCGCCGACGGGGCGCGACGGGCGCTGCGGATCGGTCTGGGCGGGCCCGTCGGGTCCGGGAAGACCGCGACCGTCGCCGCGCTCTGCCAGGCCCTGCGGGACGAGTTGTCGCTGGCGGTGGTGACGAACGACATCTACACCCGGGAGGACGCCGAGTTCCTGCTCCGCGAGGCCGTGCTGCCGCCGGAGCGGATCACGGCCGTGGAGACGGGCGCGTGCCCGCACACCGCGATCAGGGACGACATCTCCGCGAACCTCGAAGCGGTGGAGGACCTGGAGGACGAGGTCGGACCGCTCGATCTGATCCTCGTCGAGTCCGGGGGCGACAACCTCACGGCCACCTTCTCCAAGGGCCTCGTCGACGCGCAGATCTTCGTCATCGACGTGGCCGGCGGCGACGACATCCCCCGTAAGGGCGGCCCCGGCGTCACCACCGCCGACCTGCTCGTCGTCAACAAGACGGACCTCGCGCCGTACGTGGGGTCCGACCTCGCCCGGATGGCCGCGGACGCGAAGGCGCAGCGCGCGGAACTGCCGGTGGTGTTCCAGTCGCTGCGGAGCGAGGCCGGGGTCGGCGACGTCGCGGCCTGGGTGCGGGAGAAGCTCGTGGCGTGGACGGCATGA
- a CDS encoding urease accessory protein UreF yields MGRATLLVLADGRFPAGGHAHSGGAEAAVKAGRITGVEGLEAFCRGRLHTAGLVSASLAAAAALGVDPAELDTAADARTPSLALRVASRKLGRQLTRAARVVWPSAELDALARAYPKGAHQPVVLGVVARGAGLGAEDAAYCSVYESVSGVASAVVRLLSLDPFDATGVLARLAPEMDVVVGAAVEAGRGGVGELPASSAPLVEIGAEVHAAWPVRLFAS; encoded by the coding sequence ATGGGCAGGGCGACTCTTCTCGTACTGGCCGACGGTCGGTTTCCCGCCGGGGGGCACGCGCACTCCGGCGGGGCCGAGGCGGCGGTCAAGGCGGGGCGGATCACCGGGGTGGAAGGGCTGGAGGCGTTCTGCCGGGGGCGGTTGCACACGGCAGGGCTGGTGTCGGCCTCCCTCGCCGCGGCGGCCGCGCTCGGTGTCGACCCGGCCGAGCTGGACACGGCCGCCGACGCCCGTACGCCGTCGCTCGCGCTGCGGGTCGCTTCGCGGAAGCTGGGGCGGCAGTTGACGCGGGCGGCGCGGGTGGTCTGGCCGTCGGCCGAGCTGGACGCGCTGGCACGGGCGTATCCCAAGGGGGCGCATCAGCCGGTGGTGCTGGGGGTGGTGGCTCGTGGGGCCGGGCTGGGGGCGGAGGACGCGGCGTACTGCTCCGTGTACGAGAGTGTGAGCGGGGTGGCCAGTGCGGTGGTGCGGCTGCTGAGTCTTGATCCGTTCGACGCGACGGGGGTGTTGGCGCGGCTGGCTCCCGAGATGGATGTGGTGGTGGGGGCGGCGGTGGAGGCGGGGCGGGGTGGGGTGGGGGAGTTGCCGGCTTCGTCGGCGCCGCTGGTGGAGATCGGGGCGGAGGTGCATGCGGCTTGGCCCGTGCGGTTGTTCGCGTCCTGA
- a CDS encoding urease subunit alpha, whose protein sequence is MPEISRAAYADLFGPTTGDRIRLADTDLLVEIEEDRSGGPGLAGDEAVFGGGKVIRESMGQARATRADGTPDTVITGAVIIDHWGVVKADIGIRDGRITGIGKAGNPDTMDGVHPDLVIGPETEIIAGNGRIVTAGGVDAHVHFICPQIADEALSSGVTTLVGGGTGPAEGSKATTVTPGPWHLARMLEAMERYPLNIGFLGKGNTVSHEAMLSQIRGGALGLKLHEDWGSTPAVIDASLTVAERTGIQVAIHTDTLNEAGFVGDTLAAIAGRGIHAYHTEGAGGGHAPDIMTVVSEPHVLPSSTNPTRPYTVNTAEEHLDMLMVCHHLNAAVPEDLAFAESRIRPSTIGAEDILHDLGAISIISSDAQAMGRVGEVILRTWQTAHVMKRRRGALPGDGRADNHRVRRYVAKYTINPALAQGLAKEIGSVENGKLADLVLWEPAFFGVKPQLVLKGGQIAYAQMGDANASIPTPQPILPRPMFGAIGRAPAANSFNFVAPLAIEDGLPERLALGKRFVAIESTRGVTKADMRENDARPEVRVDPDSFAVHIDGELVEAAPAAELPMAQRYFLF, encoded by the coding sequence ATGCCTGAGATCTCGCGTGCCGCGTACGCCGACCTGTTCGGCCCGACCACCGGTGACCGTATCCGGCTGGCCGACACCGATCTGCTCGTCGAGATCGAGGAGGACCGCTCGGGCGGGCCCGGACTCGCCGGGGACGAGGCCGTGTTCGGCGGTGGCAAGGTCATCCGCGAATCCATGGGCCAGGCCCGTGCTACGCGCGCAGACGGCACCCCGGACACGGTGATCACCGGTGCGGTGATCATCGACCATTGGGGCGTCGTCAAGGCCGACATCGGCATCCGCGACGGCCGGATCACCGGCATCGGCAAGGCCGGCAACCCCGACACCATGGACGGGGTCCACCCCGACCTGGTCATCGGCCCCGAGACGGAGATCATCGCGGGCAACGGGCGGATCGTCACCGCCGGCGGTGTCGACGCCCATGTCCACTTCATCTGCCCCCAGATCGCCGACGAGGCCCTGTCGTCCGGAGTCACCACACTCGTCGGCGGCGGTACGGGTCCGGCGGAGGGCTCCAAGGCCACCACCGTCACCCCCGGCCCGTGGCACCTCGCCCGGATGCTGGAGGCGATGGAGCGGTACCCGCTGAACATCGGCTTCCTGGGCAAGGGCAACACCGTCTCGCACGAGGCGATGCTGTCCCAGATCCGCGGCGGCGCCCTCGGTCTGAAGCTGCACGAGGACTGGGGTTCGACCCCGGCCGTCATCGACGCCTCCCTGACGGTCGCCGAACGGACCGGCATCCAGGTCGCCATCCACACGGACACGCTGAACGAGGCCGGGTTCGTCGGTGACACGCTCGCCGCGATCGCCGGACGCGGCATCCACGCGTACCACACCGAGGGCGCGGGCGGCGGGCACGCGCCCGACATCATGACCGTGGTGTCCGAGCCGCACGTCCTGCCCAGCTCCACCAACCCGACCCGGCCCTACACCGTCAACACCGCCGAGGAACACCTCGACATGCTGATGGTCTGCCACCACCTGAACGCGGCCGTGCCGGAGGACCTCGCGTTCGCCGAGTCCCGTATCCGGCCGTCCACCATCGGGGCCGAGGACATCCTGCACGACCTGGGCGCGATCTCGATCATCTCCTCCGACGCGCAGGCGATGGGCCGGGTGGGAGAGGTCATCCTGCGGACCTGGCAGACGGCCCATGTGATGAAGCGGCGCAGGGGTGCCCTGCCGGGCGACGGGCGGGCGGACAACCACCGGGTACGTCGCTATGTCGCCAAATACACGATCAACCCGGCGCTCGCGCAGGGACTCGCCAAGGAGATCGGCTCCGTCGAGAACGGCAAGCTCGCCGACCTCGTGCTGTGGGAGCCGGCGTTCTTCGGCGTCAAGCCGCAGCTCGTGCTCAAGGGCGGGCAGATCGCGTACGCGCAGATGGGCGACGCCAACGCGTCCATCCCCACACCGCAGCCGATCCTGCCGCGCCCCATGTTCGGGGCCATCGGGCGGGCGCCGGCCGCCAACTCGTTCAACTTCGTGGCGCCGCTCGCCATCGAGGACGGGCTGCCGGAGCGGCTCGCGCTGGGGAAGCGGTTCGTCGCCATCGAGTCGACGCGCGGGGTCACCAAGGCCGACATGCGCGAGAACGACGCGCGGCCCGAGGTGCGGGTCGATCCGGACAGCTTCGCCGTGCACATCGACGGGGAGCTGGTGGAGGCGGCTCCGGCCGCCGAACTGCCCATGGCCCAGCGGTACTTCCTCTTCTGA
- a CDS encoding urease subunit beta, with product MIPGEILFAEDPIVYNEGRAVTRLTVLNAADRPVQVGSHYHFAEANPGLEFDRAAARGLRLNVAAGTAVRFEPGIPVDVELVPLAGARVVPGLRGETGGALDA from the coding sequence GTGATTCCCGGAGAGATCCTCTTCGCCGAGGACCCGATCGTCTACAACGAGGGCCGTGCGGTCACCCGGCTCACCGTCCTCAACGCCGCCGACCGGCCCGTCCAGGTCGGCTCCCACTACCACTTCGCGGAGGCCAACCCCGGCCTGGAGTTCGACCGCGCCGCCGCGCGCGGACTGCGGCTGAACGTCGCCGCCGGCACCGCCGTGCGGTTCGAGCCGGGCATCCCCGTCGACGTCGAACTCGTCCCGCTCGCCGGTGCCCGTGTGGTGCCCGGACTGCGCGGGGAGACCGGAGGTGCCCTCGATGCCTGA
- a CDS encoding urease subunit gamma, which yields MQLTPHEQERLLIHVAADVAEKRRARGLKLNHPEAVALITAHLLEGARDGRTVAELMASGRKLLTRDDVMEGIPEMIHDVQVEATFPDGTKLVTVHDPIV from the coding sequence GTGCAACTGACCCCGCACGAGCAGGAGAGGCTGCTGATCCATGTGGCGGCCGATGTGGCGGAGAAGCGCCGGGCCCGTGGCCTGAAGCTGAACCACCCCGAGGCCGTCGCGCTCATCACCGCGCACCTCCTCGAAGGCGCGCGGGACGGCCGTACGGTGGCCGAACTCATGGCGTCCGGGCGGAAGTTGCTCACCCGGGACGACGTCATGGAAGGCATCCCCGAGATGATCCACGACGTCCAGGTCGAGGCGACCTTCCCGGACGGCACCAAGCTCGTCACCGTCCACGATCCGATCGTCTGA
- a CDS encoding TetR/AcrR family transcriptional regulator, translating into MPRVSQERLDARRRQILDAAARCFARNGFHATSMQDVLKEADLSAGAVYRYFSGKEELIAAIVEEVLGRVREAFEEAAAQSPPPPPDVLIGAVLRRILHQQPWLGETEESLYPRLMVQVWGETLRNPDLHTILVDGFATVRKPWVRIVEGYQDAGMMRADIPAVSVARTMVALAQGFAAQYALFGDVPIQVVELGVKALTSMGDPKARG; encoded by the coding sequence ATGCCCCGCGTATCCCAGGAGCGTCTCGACGCCCGCCGCCGCCAGATCCTCGACGCCGCCGCCCGCTGCTTCGCGCGCAACGGCTTCCACGCCACGTCGATGCAGGACGTGCTGAAGGAGGCCGACCTCTCCGCCGGGGCGGTCTACCGCTACTTCAGCGGCAAGGAGGAGCTGATCGCGGCGATCGTCGAGGAGGTGCTCGGCCGGGTCCGCGAGGCCTTCGAGGAGGCCGCGGCGCAGAGCCCGCCCCCGCCGCCGGACGTTCTCATCGGGGCGGTCCTGCGCCGGATCCTGCACCAGCAGCCGTGGCTGGGGGAGACGGAGGAGTCCCTGTACCCGAGGCTGATGGTGCAGGTGTGGGGCGAGACCCTGCGCAACCCCGACCTGCACACCATCCTCGTCGACGGGTTCGCCACGGTCCGCAAGCCCTGGGTGAGGATCGTCGAGGGGTACCAGGACGCGGGGATGATGCGGGCCGACATCCCGGCCGTCAGCGTGGCCCGCACGATGGTGGCGCTCGCCCAGGGCTTCGCCGCCCAGTACGCGCTGTTCGGCGACGTACCGATCCAGGTGGTCGAGCTGGGAGTGAAGGCGCTGACGAGCATGGGGGACCCGAAGGCCCGGGGCTGA
- a CDS encoding ABC transporter permease, which produces MSAPSAAPTAAQATGTTPATAAGPGPAAPTPAHAAPPSRRMIAIIVLIPVIAALALWAFAWPNARTAPRDLPLGVAGPATAVTQVEQQLKQRDGAFEIHRYADEAAARDAIKDRTVYGAVVVTQAGPKLLTASAASPMVAQLLQQAVTQQAAEEGVPVTTADVVAGPANDPRGGAFGSSVLPLALAGTASGALVTVLGLRRWRAVGALAGAAALVGVAATAITDSWLGVLGGHWWAEAGVLSLATLAVGATVAGLASLLGRAGLGLGALLIVFLGNPFAAASSAPQLLPEPVGALGQLLPPGAGASLLRSVSFFDGAAALTPALVLTTWATLGLAAVLLGDLLRRRPKPTERTTAEPAPAPAH; this is translated from the coding sequence ATGTCCGCCCCGTCCGCCGCACCCACCGCGGCCCAGGCCACCGGCACCACACCCGCCACCGCCGCCGGCCCCGGCCCGGCGGCGCCGACCCCGGCCCACGCGGCGCCCCCGAGCCGCCGCATGATCGCGATCATCGTCCTGATCCCGGTCATCGCGGCCCTCGCGCTCTGGGCCTTCGCCTGGCCCAACGCCCGCACCGCCCCCCGCGACCTGCCGCTCGGCGTGGCCGGACCGGCGACCGCCGTCACCCAGGTCGAGCAGCAGCTGAAGCAGCGGGACGGCGCCTTCGAGATCCACCGCTACGCCGACGAGGCGGCCGCCCGGGACGCGATCAAGGACCGGACCGTATACGGCGCGGTGGTCGTCACCCAGGCCGGACCCAAGCTGCTGACGGCTTCGGCGGCGAGCCCGATGGTCGCCCAGTTGCTGCAGCAGGCCGTCACCCAGCAGGCCGCCGAAGAGGGCGTCCCGGTGACGACCGCCGATGTGGTGGCCGGTCCGGCGAACGACCCGCGGGGCGGCGCCTTCGGTTCGAGCGTGCTGCCGCTGGCCCTGGCCGGCACCGCCTCCGGCGCGCTGGTCACCGTGCTCGGACTGCGCCGGTGGCGTGCGGTCGGCGCGCTGGCCGGGGCCGCCGCCCTGGTCGGCGTGGCCGCCACCGCGATCACGGACAGCTGGCTCGGGGTGCTCGGCGGGCACTGGTGGGCGGAGGCCGGTGTGCTGAGCCTCGCGACCCTGGCCGTCGGCGCCACCGTGGCCGGCCTCGCCTCCCTGCTGGGCAGGGCGGGCCTCGGTCTGGGCGCGCTGCTGATCGTGTTCCTCGGCAACCCGTTCGCGGCCGCCTCCTCGGCACCGCAACTGCTGCCCGAGCCGGTCGGCGCCCTCGGTCAGCTCCTGCCGCCGGGCGCGGGCGCGTCACTGCTGCGCTCGGTGTCCTTCTTCGACGGCGCCGCCGCCCTCACCCCGGCCCTGGTCCTGACCACCTGGGCGACCCTCGGCCTGGCCGCCGTGCTCCTGGGCGACCTGCTCAGGCGGCGCCCCAAGCCCACGGAGCGGACCACCGCCGAACCGGCCCCGGCCCCGGCACACTGA
- a CDS encoding type II toxin-antitoxin system Phd/YefM family antitoxin: protein MAYEIPVTQARAELADLINRVVYGGERVVVTRHGKPLVALVSAADLEQLEALQGPAEEPVVSAVSRVREVAPTAREQQRFGIAAEHRGPGAS from the coding sequence ATGGCCTACGAGATTCCGGTGACGCAAGCCAGGGCTGAGCTCGCCGATCTGATCAACCGCGTGGTCTACGGCGGTGAGCGTGTCGTCGTGACACGGCACGGAAAGCCCCTCGTCGCCCTGGTCTCCGCCGCCGACCTGGAGCAGCTCGAAGCGCTGCAGGGACCCGCCGAGGAGCCGGTGGTCAGTGCCGTCTCCCGAGTCCGCGAGGTCGCGCCGACGGCGAGGGAACAGCAGCGGTTCGGTATCGCGGCGGAGCATCGGGGGCCGGGGGCTTCGTAG
- a CDS encoding ATP-dependent Clp protease proteolytic subunit, translating into MPANRPSARQVLPEFTERTSAGHRTMDPYSKLLEERIVFLGTPIDDTSANDVMAQFMHLEYQSPDRDISLYINSPGGSFSAMTALYDTIRFVTCDVETICLGQAGSAAAVLLAAGTPGKRFMLPGARVLIHQPEVSGRIEGQTSDLVIQAAELTRNRRMLEEMLVRHTGQSPERVGADIERDKFLDAEAAVAYGLADRVIPSRRSSHPLPGAR; encoded by the coding sequence ATGCCCGCGAACCGCCCGTCGGCCCGACAGGTGCTGCCCGAGTTCACCGAGCGCACCAGTGCGGGTCACCGAACGATGGATCCGTACTCGAAGTTGTTGGAGGAACGGATCGTGTTCCTCGGGACGCCGATCGACGACACCTCGGCGAACGACGTGATGGCGCAGTTCATGCATCTCGAGTACCAGTCGCCGGACCGCGACATCTCGCTGTACATCAACTCGCCGGGCGGCTCGTTCAGCGCGATGACGGCGCTCTACGACACGATCCGGTTCGTCACCTGTGACGTGGAGACCATCTGCCTCGGACAGGCGGGTTCGGCCGCCGCGGTGCTGCTGGCGGCGGGCACGCCCGGCAAGCGGTTCATGCTGCCGGGGGCACGCGTGCTGATCCATCAGCCGGAGGTGAGCGGCCGGATCGAGGGGCAGACGAGCGATCTGGTCATCCAGGCCGCGGAGTTGACGCGCAACCGCCGGATGCTGGAGGAGATGCTCGTCCGGCACACGGGGCAGAGCCCGGAGCGGGTCGGCGCCGACATCGAGCGGGACAAGTTCCTCGACGCCGAGGCGGCGGTGGCGTACGGGCTGGCCGACCGGGTGATCCCGAGCCGCAGGAGCTCCCACCCGCTCCCCGGCGCGAGGTGA
- a CDS encoding C40 family peptidase yields MSALNRVPSLLTRAGTASALTIAAVSGSIVVPGAASGAEAATVASKALKVAASKKGSPYKYGATGPGRFDCSGLTLYSFKKAGKKLPRTAQQQYNKTKHISASSRKLGDLVFFHSGSNVYHVGIYAGKGKIWHSPKTGDIVRLQKLWTKNVWYGRVR; encoded by the coding sequence ATGTCTGCGCTGAATCGTGTCCCGTCGCTGTTGACCCGGGCCGGCACGGCCTCGGCTCTCACCATCGCCGCAGTGAGCGGCAGCATCGTGGTCCCGGGCGCCGCATCCGGCGCCGAGGCCGCCACAGTGGCGTCGAAGGCACTCAAGGTCGCGGCTTCCAAGAAGGGCTCCCCTTACAAGTACGGCGCCACGGGCCCGGGCAGGTTCGACTGCTCAGGGCTGACGCTCTACTCGTTCAAGAAGGCGGGCAAGAAGCTGCCCCGTACTGCTCAGCAGCAGTACAACAAGACGAAGCACATCTCCGCGAGCAGCCGCAAGCTCGGAGACCTCGTCTTCTTCCACTCGGGCTCGAACGTCTATCACGTCGGTATCTACGCGGGGAAGGGAAAGATCTGGCACTCGCCGAAGACGGGTGACATCGTCCGGCTGCAGAAGCTCTGGACGAAGAACGTCTGGTACGGCCGGGTCCGCTGA
- a CDS encoding DUF6328 family protein codes for MADEHTVPARNETPLERADRNFSELLQELRVTQTGVQILFAFLLTLAFTPRFPELDSVQRATYVTTLLLAVLAAALFTAPAALHRSLFGQNAKPVIVRVSSRLAGAGLVVLILAFAGSVLLVVDVTLDRAAGIAAGAGTLVGCVFLWGVLPRLVGRAHSLRSPADRRP; via the coding sequence ATGGCCGACGAACACACCGTCCCCGCACGCAACGAGACCCCCCTCGAACGCGCAGACCGCAACTTCTCCGAACTGCTCCAGGAGCTGCGGGTCACCCAGACGGGGGTGCAGATCCTCTTCGCGTTCCTGCTGACGCTGGCCTTCACCCCGCGCTTCCCGGAGCTGGACTCCGTGCAGCGCGCCACCTATGTCACCACCCTGCTCCTCGCGGTCCTCGCTGCGGCCCTCTTCACCGCCCCGGCCGCACTGCACCGTTCGCTCTTCGGGCAGAACGCCAAGCCCGTCATCGTCCGGGTCTCCTCCCGGCTGGCCGGCGCGGGCCTGGTGGTGCTGATCCTCGCCTTCGCCGGATCCGTCCTGCTGGTCGTGGATGTGACGCTCGACCGGGCGGCCGGCATCGCCGCCGGGGCCGGCACCCTCGTCGGATGTGTGTTCCTGTGGGGTGTGCTGCCGCGGCTGGTGGGACGCGCGCACTCCCTCAGGTCTCCTGCGGACCGCCGGCCGTGA
- a CDS encoding ATP-binding protein, which yields MADHLEASVTLPSDPASVSAARNYVASVLAEWGLPGDTDIADTVRLIVSELATNAVQHTLGQSPTFTVDLALDRDEHLRIGVTDSHPRFPKRLPAAVQQDNGRGMVIIRWLTAECGGRLSVRPTREGGKTVAIELPWTVPVQPVTAGGPQET from the coding sequence ATGGCAGATCACCTGGAAGCATCCGTCACTCTGCCGAGCGATCCCGCCTCGGTGTCCGCGGCCCGGAACTACGTCGCCAGTGTGCTCGCCGAATGGGGCCTGCCGGGCGACACCGACATCGCGGACACCGTGCGCCTGATCGTGTCCGAACTCGCCACCAACGCCGTCCAGCACACCCTGGGCCAGTCGCCCACGTTCACCGTGGACCTCGCGCTCGACCGGGACGAGCACTTGCGCATCGGCGTCACCGACAGTCACCCACGCTTCCCGAAACGGCTGCCGGCCGCCGTCCAGCAGGACAACGGCCGGGGCATGGTCATCATCCGCTGGCTGACCGCCGAGTGCGGCGGCAGGCTGAGCGTCAGACCCACACGGGAGGGCGGCAAGACGGTGGCGATCGAACTTCCGTGGACGGTTCCCGTCCAGCCGGTCACGGCCGGCGGTCCGCAGGAGACCTGA
- a CDS encoding helix-turn-helix domain-containing protein encodes MQYGPAVRRRKLGAELRVLRTRSALTSIEAAHRVGWHQSKVSRIETGASGVKPADVRRLLDAYGVDDTELRELLLALAGSEDGGGRHNWWHAYRGVLPPTYRDFISLESQAGGMRTLETSVVPGLLQIPEYARAVTRAAVEGLEDDKIDALVEVRLARQEVLRGSPPMRLSAVLDEGVLRREVGGPEIMTRQLVRLVEAARLPQVRLQVLPFTAGAHIGLTGPFVIFSFRSTSDLDVVVLDHLTSSLYLERKEDLKAYVEAFNALQIHALSPEDSLDYIAGLAAGA; translated from the coding sequence ATGCAGTACGGTCCGGCGGTGCGCCGCCGCAAGCTCGGTGCCGAGTTGCGTGTCCTGCGCACCCGTTCCGCGCTCACCAGTATCGAGGCGGCCCATCGCGTGGGCTGGCACCAGTCCAAGGTGAGCCGGATCGAGACGGGCGCCAGCGGGGTGAAGCCCGCGGACGTCCGCAGGCTGCTGGACGCCTACGGGGTCGACGACACGGAGTTACGGGAACTGCTGCTGGCGCTCGCGGGCTCCGAGGACGGCGGCGGGCGGCACAACTGGTGGCACGCGTACCGGGGTGTACTGCCGCCGACGTACCGGGACTTCATCAGTCTGGAGTCCCAGGCCGGCGGGATGCGGACGCTGGAGACCTCGGTGGTGCCGGGACTGCTGCAGATCCCCGAGTACGCGCGGGCGGTGACCCGGGCCGCGGTGGAGGGGCTGGAAGACGACAAAATCGACGCGCTCGTGGAGGTGCGGCTCGCGCGGCAGGAAGTGCTGCGCGGGAGCCCGCCGATGCGGCTGAGCGCGGTGCTCGACGAGGGCGTTCTCCGACGTGAGGTGGGCGGCCCCGAGATCATGACCCGGCAGCTGGTCCGTCTGGTGGAGGCGGCGCGCCTTCCCCAAGTGCGACTGCAGGTGCTCCCGTTCACTGCCGGGGCGCATATCGGCCTCACCGGCCCTTTCGTAATTTTCTCATTTCGGAGCACATCTGATCTGGACGTGGTTGTTCTCGACCACTTGACGAGTAGCCTCTACCTCGAACGGAAAGAAGACCTCAAGGCGTATGTCGAGGCCTTCAACGCCCTTCAGATCCACGCCCTTTCGCCCGAGGACTCGTTGGATTACATCGCCGGGCTAGCCGCCGGCGCGTAA
- a CDS encoding DUF397 domain-containing protein, with amino-acid sequence MSALPRNVPTSTELREVRWLRSSRSTGMNNCVETARPGSGRWAGLVAVRDSKNTAGPALLFDPDAWEGFITTLR; translated from the coding sequence ATGTCCGCACTGCCTCGGAACGTACCCACCAGTACCGAACTGCGCGAAGTGCGATGGCTGCGCAGCAGCCGCAGCACCGGAATGAACAACTGCGTGGAGACGGCCCGTCCCGGGTCCGGCCGCTGGGCCGGTCTGGTGGCCGTACGCGACTCCAAGAACACGGCGGGGCCCGCCCTGCTGTTCGACCCCGACGCCTGGGAGGGATTCATCACCACGCTGCGGTGA